The sequence gccgggtgtggtgactcacacctgtaatcccagcactttgggaggctgaggctggagtatcccttgacgtcaggagtttgagaccagcctgggcaacataacgaaaccttgtctctactaaaaaatacaaaaataagcggGGCATGGtagcgcgcacctgtagtcccagctactcgggaggctgaggcatgagaatcgcttgaacctgggaggcagaagttgcagtgagctgagatcgtgccactgtaccccagcctgagcgacagaggagacactgtcacaaaaaaagaaagaaaaaaattttggttTGAGCACTGCCCATTCTTTCTGGATATTCTTTTATATACAGACATAGGTATAATACATTTCACATAACTGTCAATTTATACAAAGCGTATTGAGTTTACTCACTTTCTCCacaatgtttccttttctccttgcaatagaaaaaaaaagaagaagaagaagaagatgggtTTTTTAAGTCCaatatttgctattttcttctttcttggagTCAAAGTACATTGCCAATACGAAACTTATCAGTGGGATGAAGACTATGACCAAGAGCCAGATGATGATTATCAAACAGGATTCCCATTTCGTCAAAATGTAGACTACGGAGTTCCTTTTCTCAGTATACTTTAGGCTGTGTCAGTGAATGCTTCTGTCCAACTAACTTTCCATCATCAATGTACTGTGATAATCGCAAACTCAAGGCTATCCCAAATATTCCGATGCACATTCAGCAACTCTACCTTCAGTTCAATGAAATTGAGGCCGTGACTGCAAATTCATTCATCAATGCAACTCATCTTAAAGAAATTAACCTCAGCTACAACAAAATTAAATCTCAAAAGATTGATTATGGTGTGTTTGCTAAGCTTCCAAATCTACTACAACTTCATCTAGAGCATAACAATTTAGAAGaatttccatttcctcttcctaAATCTCTGGAAAGACTCCTTCTTGGTTACAATGAAATCTCCAAACTGCAGACAAATGCCATGGATGGGCTAGTAAACTTGACCATGCTTGATCTCTGTTATAATCATCTTCATGATTCTCTGctaaaagagaaaatctttgccAAAATGGAAAAACTAATGCAGCTCAACCTCTGCAATAACAGATTAGAATCAATGCCTCCTGGTTTGCCTTCTTCACTTATGTATCTGTctttagaaaataattccatttcttCTATACCCGAAAAATACTTCGACAAACTTCCAAAACTTCATGCTTTAAGACTGTCACACAACAAACTACAAGACatcccatttaatatttttaatcttccCAACCTTGTAGAACTCAGTGTTGGACACAACAAATTGAAGCAAGCATTCTATATTCCAAGAAATTTGGAACACCTATACctacaaaataatgaaatagaaagtaTGTAgacttttattgtgttttaaagagagaaagaatggaaTTCTcatcttttaaggaaaaaaatatttagtaagcTATGCTTTAGACATTGTGGAAAATGGTTGTTTTGAAGTTGCTTGAGGGAATGGCAGAAATTTGCCCCAGAGAAATGTGTGCTATTCAGTTTATAGTCCTTTCTATTAAATTGTATTGCCTTAAATATTgagaaataggctgggcacagtggctcatgcctgaaatcagagcactttgggaggctgaggcgggtggggtgaatcacttgaggccaggagttcgaggcgaGCCTGGTCAATATcgtgaagtcccatctctactaaaaacaaaaaaattagccaggcatggtgacgtgcgcctgtactcccagctacttgggaggccaaggcatgagagttgcttgaacccggaagttgctatgagctgagatcatgcaactgcttTCTgacctggataacagagcaaatctgtgtcaaaaaaaaaaaaaaatatatatatatatatatatatgtgtgtgtgtgtgtgtatacataaaatatagagagagataaataatagagtatatgaagaaaaatgagtatCCTAAGTAGTGGGattgtagataattttttttgagattgttCTACTAGGACTTTATTAATCAGAAAAGCCAATGAAGCCATATATATTTTGGTAATACAAAactcatttataatttaattttcttcattttattatttgattaatgtaaaaaagaaatctaattcaatttataagtattttaattaattatatccCATACAACATAAAATCTAACACAGAATTATGGTCATAACTGTGGATTATACCTTATAAagcaagattaatttttaatttatttctttcagaGATGAATCTTACAGTGATGTGTCCTTCTATTGACCCATTGCATCACCACCATTTAACATACATTCGTGCGGACCAAAATAAACTAAAGGAACCAATAAGCTCATACATCTTCTTCTGCTTCCCTCATATACACACTATTTATTATGGTGAACAAAGAAGCACTAATGGTCAAACAATACAACTAAAGACACAAGTTTTCAGGAGATTTCAAGACGATGATGATGAAAGTGAAGATCACGAGAGCCCAGAACAAGAAGGAGCAGAAGGGCACTTTGACCTTCATTATTATGTAAATCAAGAATAGCAAGAAACCATATAGGTATACACTTATGACTTCATAGAACCTATACTTAATATAGTAAATCTAAGTAAACATGTATTACTCAAAgtaatatatttagaattatgtATAAGATCAGAATTGAATTTAAGGTGGTGACATCTGCATCATTTCATAGGATTAGAACTTATTCAAAATAatgtaaatctttaaaaatataaattagaatgaCAAGTGAGAATCATAAATGTTAATGGTTTCTTAcgcttttttaaaatacagaaatatcatGTTAAAAAAAGCGAGTGTATCATTTCTATTAAcagtaatttttctaaaaatgaggAAGTAGCATTAGCAGTAAAGACCCAGAGGTCATGACCTTTTTGATCACTCTGAGAACAATATTTGAATGACAGGAGGGCATATTAATGTAACAAGCATTCATTTAAGGAATAGACCATTTTCTTTGACCTCTTCTCCGGAAAAGCTTTCACACTGGTGTTTGGGATCTCATCATTACGACATCCATCCCGCTATCTCACCACACAATGCATAGAGTAATATTTTTGATTTGTAAGAGGCCATCCAGTTACTAAGGACCCAAGGCATACAGATTCACAAAATTAACTGATCTTTTTGCCTCAAAGTACCCaaacaacaaaattataaagCTGTATTTGGACAACTAAAAGACACCAAACTATCTCACTGCAATTGGTATTTTAGCAAATTTCAGCAACTATCCAAAACAATGTTATTGTGttccattttaactggggtaaatGTTTTTGTAATAAATACAACCATAGAAAGGCTTCTTTGTTACAAAATGATTTGCAAAGAAATAACTGCTTTGTTCACAAGATTAAATGTTGGCAAAATAAAGTTCTAATGATAATATTAAACACTTTATGCTTATCAGCCAATATCTACAGTAAAGCTAAAATTGAATACAGTTCCTTTATAATTTGAATGACAGGTTTTAACATctttaaaaccttaaaaatcacttttaagtattttaagtgTGCCTTACAATGGTGATTATCTAACTGCTGCCATGAACTCTCTTGATATACCATGCTAACGTTTCACAGAATTTCTCAGATAAGGGACAGATAACAATGTAGGGCTGCCTATATAAATGATAACAATTCTGACAATATGCAATGGACAGACAAGTCAAACTATATTTCAGAAGTAGTTTTCAAGCttgcaagtctttttttttttttttctgggaatacCAGTTTAAAGTGAAGTCTTTAATGCTGTTTATATCTTTGAGGAGATTATTAGCATTATCAGAACCAGAACACCCATCTGTTCCCAGGGACAAACTCAAGAATCCAGGATGAATATGAACAAGACTCCATTCATTCGTCTAATCAACATTCATCAAGTCCTTTCTTATATAGGGCTTGGCAATAAGGGATCAATAAACAAAGTACAACGTGCAACTATGATGCTACAATATGGGCAAAACACACTTTcaacagaagtttaaaaaaaaatcttaaggccTACCTCCCTTTTCTTGCAATTTTTAAATACAGGGTATAAATTCAAACATTATGAGTTAACATGTGGAAAATACTAtgaatgttttagaaaataaagataagacAATTTCTAACCTAgagcaatttaaaatttataagccattagggaaatgcaaatagatGAGATAGCACTACATGCTCACTAGGATAGCTGAAATCAAAAGGCAGacaaataacaagtgttggcaagaagtGGAAAAACTGGAGCCTTCATACACCTTTGGAAGGAGTGTAAAtgctgcagctgctttggaaaacagtatggaagttctttaaaaagttagttacatatggctgggcgcggtggctcacgcctgtaatcccagcactttgggaggccaaggtaggtagatcacctgaggtcgggagtttgagaccagcctgaccaacatggagaaaccccatttctactaaaaatacaaaataattagccaggcctggtggcacatgcctgtgatcccagctacttgggaggctgaggcagaattgcctaaactcaggaggcggtggttgcggtcagccaagatcacgccattgtactccagcctgggcaacaagagcaaaactccatctcaaaaaaaaagaaaaagaaaaagaaaaaaaaagttagttacaTACAACCCAGAGATTCCATTCCTAAGTATACACCCAAGAGAACTGAACATACATGTTCACACCAAAATTTGCATATAAATGTCCATAGCATTATCCACAAGGTAGAAACCACCTGCATGTCCaccaatggataaacaaaatgtggtatatccatttagtggaatattattcagccacatcCAAAGGtagaaaccacccaaatgtccattaatggatacacaaaatgtgatatatccatatagtggaatattattcagcaataaaaagtaatgaagcactgacatatgctacaacagggataaatcttgaaaacattatgctcagtgaaagaagtcagtagtaaaaagacacaaattgtatgattccatctatatgaaatgtccagaactgGGAAATCCATGGAGACAAAGACTATTGGTTGCCTAGAGCTGGGGAGCATGGGAATGGGGGAAAGTGAGAATTGCTAATGGGTATATGGTTTCTTTTCTGgagtaatgaaaatgtttcaaaattgactgtggtgatggttgtacaaatCCAAAAACACTAGGCACTATTAAGTTGTAtactttaggctgggtgcagtggctcatatctgcaatcccagtgctctgggagaccgaggtgggagaattgcttgaggccagaagttcaagaccagcctaggcaacacagtgaaaacctgtctacaaaaaaattaaaaattagccaggcatggtggtgcatacttgcAGTCttagctattcgagaggctgaagcagaaagactgcttgagccctggagaccaagggtgcagtgagccatgattgtgcctctgcactccagtctggcaataGAGTAAGaacccgtctcttaaaaaaataataaataattaaattatatactttaaaaggatgaattGTATCGAATATGACTTATCTCAATAAAACAGTTATTTGAAGAATTTAATAAAGAGATCAAACAACTCACTCTaacataaggaagaaataaaatgctaaagTGGCAATAACTATCAAAAACTGTATAAGCACAGACACCATAACTTTCACATCTGGCGAGGACCTGGAGAAGTAGTTGAAGGCTCCCAGGAAAAAGTTAATGTGTGGCAGGAATTGACTGGCAAAAGTGGAGAGAACAAGCTCCTGACGGGAGTTAATATAAAGACATGGTAATTACTTGTTTCACTTCTTGCACAGTTTAAAAGATTGAAAACCCTTCTTTTTTCAGAGCTCTGGAGTTTCAATTTGTATCGCCttctaaatgaataaaagaaaatatatttcaattctcaagtaacagccttagcaaataataaaattgcaATTCAAATTTAGCAGttctggcctggcatggtggcttacacctgtaataccagcactttgggaggctgaggtgggctgatcgtttgagcccaggagttctagaccagcctgggcaacatggtgaaactccgtgtctactaaaaatagaaaaattagccaggcacggtggcccatgcctgtagtcccaactacttgggagaatgaggtgggaggatcgtctgAGCCTAGCAAGTGGACGCTGCAGTGAaatgagaccatgccactgcacactagcctgggtgtCAGGGTGAGATCctgcttcaaaaaacaaaaacaaatttagcaATTCAAAACAAGGaatctggctgggtgtgatggctcaagcctgtaatcccagcactttgggagcccgaagtgggtggatcatgaggtcaggagattgagaccatcctgggtaacacggtgaaaccccatctctactaaaaatacaaaaaattagccgggtgtggtggcgggcgcctatagtcccagccactccggaggctgaggcaggagaatggtatgaacccggaaggcggagcttgcagtgagccgagatcgcgccactgcactccagcctgggagacagagcaagactctgtctcaaaaaaaaaaaaaaaaaaaaagaaaaagaaaaaaaaaaggaatctcatACAAGAGCTATGTGGGTATAAAGCATAACAGGACACTTTTAAGCTAGGTGACTTTGAGTGAGTTATTTAGTTTGTatctttctttgtttaaaaaaaaagatggtttccATATGGTCCTTATAAATAATAGATACAATAAAGCACACAAAGTGCACATGAGTTTCAGGTATCAAGTAAACAGTAAGGCTCACTGTAGCACATCTGGCCCAGCAGCCCCCAGATTCAGATGCTGCACACTCCTGGGTGCTCACACTGTTTTTCCTGGCACACAAAACAGAGTAAGCATCTCTTCGAGTTCCTTCCAACATTTTACTCATACAAAAGATTAGTGGACAAGAGAGACTATGAAGGGTTTCATTAGGGTGCTTAAATCATGTATCTCACAACTTCACAATCACTATTGGATACTGCAGCTTTTCAAAGCACCATCGGGACGGCCCACCAGGGTGAGGATGGCAGGGTTCCCTCCACCCCCTCACAAGGCACTGGGTTGCTGGCTTCCCTGCCCCAGAGTGTGGTCAAACTCCTACTGTTTATTAGCAAGAACAGTTTAACTCTGCTCTGGCTCCTCCCTGTAAAAGTGCATATAAATAAATGCATCCCGCGTCCTCTAGCTCAGGGCCCAATGAGGAGACAGATTAACAATCACTTTTTGGTACTTGAAAATGCCTTAACTCAAAGCTGCCTAAGTcttcttattaaaaacaaaacaatgaggctgggcatggtggttcatgcttgtaatcccagcacttcgggaggctgaggtgggtgaaacacgaggacaggagattgagaccatcctggctaacatggtgaaaccctgtctctactaaaaatataaaacatcagtcgggcgtggtggtaagcacttgtagtcccagctacttgggaggctgagacaggagaattgcttgaacccaggaggcagaggttgcagtaagctgagatcgcaccactgagctccagcttgggtgactgagcgagactccgtctcaaaacaaacaaaaaacaaaacaaaacaaagaaaaacctcaATGCTTTCCCTGGGAGACAATGAATAAAGTATTTTCTTCAAATAGTACATCAAGACTGCACAGTTACCTATCAGAGGTACAGCCTAAACCAGTTAATTTGATATTTACAgcaggaaataaaaatgtgaaaattcatttattatttttctcattttactacCAAGTATTTAGTTATGTTAGCTAATAGGCTAAACTGTAACTATTAACAAATAAGCCCAAGTTGCACCATAAACCCAAgtttaattaacaaatataaatgCACAATGAACATACATTTAACTTTTAGAAAGGAAATTTTAAGAAGGATACTTCATAAATTTGTTCACGATAATACTGGTTGAGAATGTTTAGCCAATGTTTAAGTATTACCTGCAACATTACACATTTTCACTCGATTTCTCAAGCCTGGGAGCACTAAACTAAAATACAGATGTATGCATATTATATAACACACTTAACCAGCTCCAtgaggtaaaaaagaaaagagaaaaaataaaccttgtctgttctatataatttttctgttttaagaatTCATATGTCCCCAAGGATGGCTAGACCGAAAACCCTGGTTTCCTGATTCtaaatccatttcttctacatct is a genomic window of Chlorocebus sabaeus isolate Y175 chromosome 12, mChlSab1.0.hap1, whole genome shotgun sequence containing:
- the OMD gene encoding LOW QUALITY PROTEIN: osteomodulin (The sequence of the model RefSeq protein was modified relative to this genomic sequence to represent the inferred CDS: inserted 1 base in 1 codon), whose translation is MGFLSPIFAIFFFLGVKVHCQYETYQWDEDYDQEPDDDYQTGFPFRQNVDYGVPFXQYTLGCVSECFCPTNFPSSMYCDNRKLKAIPNIPMHIQQLYLQFNEIEAVTANSFINATHLKEINLSYNKIKSQKIDYGVFAKLPNLLQLHLEHNNLEEFPFPLPKSLERLLLGYNEISKLQTNAMDGLVNLTMLDLCYNHLHDSLLKEKIFAKMEKLMQLNLCNNRLESMPPGLPSSLMYLSLENNSISSIPEKYFDKLPKLHALRLSHNKLQDIPFNIFNLPNLVELSVGHNKLKQAFYIPRNLEHLYLQNNEIEKMNLTVMCPSIDPLHHHHLTYIRADQNKLKEPISSYIFFCFPHIHTIYYGEQRSTNGQTIQLKTQVFRRFQDDDDESEDHESPEQEGAEGHFDLHYYVNQE